TTTCTAGGTTGAAATGATTGAGGCATACTTGCGtgcaaacaacatgttcatagactacaAGGAGGTACAGGTTTCAACTTTTGGTGTTATATTCTTTGTTTTTCTGTAATAATGTTGGAGCACTGTGGCTTACTCAAGAGTATTCGTTGCACAGCCTCAACAAGAGAGACTGTACTCATCGAATCTGGAGTTGGATCTTGGTGAAGTTGTACCCTGTATTTCAGGTCCTAAAAGGTATGCTCAGCGTATTTTCAGATGTCTTTAAGTTATAATGATTTCTCTTGTCATAACACGCAAAGGAGTGGGCACGAACACAAGGTATTGATATATCCTTTTTTCTTGTGTTATGCAGGCCTCATGATCGAGTTCCTTTAAAAGATATGAAATCTGATTGGCACTTGTGTCTGGATAATAAAGTTGGTTTCAAGGTAGAAAGCTGTTTTTAAGATTTTTGTGTGTATGATTAGTAGATATGCAAAATAGAGACCATAGTATTCCTATGGGTGCtgtagacattttttttaaatatatatattttttaaccTGTAAAACCACGAACTATGGGTCTATTCTGATCTTACCTCTAACAAAAGATTCTGCCTGTAAGTTTTGGCATATTTTGGTTTTAACCTTTAACAAAAGATTCtacatataaatatttgaacttttaattatttctaattttaacTACGAGAACAGTATTCGGCTACATACGTGGCATTTTAACAAGGCTGATATggttaataaattctaaatgaTGATGTTTCATACTTAAAAAAATCGAATAAATTAAATCTACCCTAAGTACAATCACGCAGAATGTAacctaattaaatctacgaatgTGGTCGGATATTGTTCCCgtaattaaaatctgaaataattaaaagttcaaaCATTTATACGTAGAATATTTTGTTAGAGGTTAAAACCAGAATGTCTAAAGTTCGTGGTTTTACAGGCAGAATCTTTTGTTAGAGGTTAAAACCAGAATATGTTCAAAGTTCGTGGTTTTACAGGCCATTAACCTTTTCTTAATCTCGTCCTTTTTTTGGTTTTATCATTGCTTACTTTCTTTTCTATCCGTTCAGGGATTTGCTGTACCAAAGGAACAACAAGAGAAGGTAGTAAAGTTCTCATTCCATGGGCAGCCTGCAGAACTCAGGCATGGAAGTGTTGTTATAGCAGCTATTACAAGTTGCACAAACACATCAAACCCAAGTGTCATGCTTGGAGCTGCTCTTGTTGCAAAGAAGGCTTGTGAACTGGGGTTAGAGGTTTGTGTGACATCAATAGCTACGCtgatttttatttgttattcttTCCATTCAATTCTGTCGAGTTTCAACTGTGTGATTCTTTCTGCTATGATTTCTGATTTGTAGTTTAATAATTATTGGACAGGTAAAGCCATGGGTGAAAACAAGTCTTGCCCCTGGTTCTGGTGTTGTGACAAAATATTTGCTTCAGAGGTACTTTATTTTCTATTGGATCTCATATGAGAAtttcccctccccccccccccctcctgCTTGGGTTCATCATTCCATTGTGACTGATCACTGATTGTCTTTACTTCTTATAGTGGTTTGCAAAAGTACTTGAACCAGCAAGGATTTAATATTGTTGGCTATGGTTGCACAACTTGTATTGGGAATTCTGGAGATCTTGATGAATCAGTTTCTTCAGTTATAGCTGACAATGGTATTACGTGTTCCCCTCACTTTAACTTTTTGATAAAATTGTCCGTGATTGTTTTGTCCTTTTTTGGTCGACACAACAGTCATGCGACCATGATTTATTTGCTATAGGTGTCAGTGCTTTTGCATTCAAAATTTGGGTATATTGGAAGTATTTTGCTCTAGACATAGCATTCCTTTACAGATTCCCTTCCAATCAGAGATTGTTCGGAGTGTACAGCCTTGTAATTCAATTCTTTGATCAGCCTTGTAATTCAATTCTTTGATCTGATAAATACCAAAAGTTATTGCGATCAACTGACATAGCATTTACATTTATACCATCTCTTTTTGTTTAACAAAAACATAAATCTTGGTTTTGCTCTTCATATGTTTTATTAGAGAGAATATTTGGTTGTCAATGACTGCTCGTGATACAGTGGTATAAAGCCATTGTGTTTCTTCCTCATTTCCTTGAAAATTTCATGTATTTGACAATATAAAGTGAGTGCTTGGCTTTTGAAGAGGGGTGGAATTGGGTTTTATAGTAGTGATGAATGCATGGTCGGTACTTTCTTTCACTCCAATATAAATAGCAATTGGTGACGTCCCTCAAGCATGATATTGAAACAGAGCTCAAAATTTTTAATTCAGCAGAGAAGTTATGTGATGTTGGTCTCTCAACTTTGAATTGTTGTATGGTGTTGAAGTACTTTGTTCTGATTTGCCAGACCTTGTTGCTGCTGCCGTGCTTTCTGGAAATAGGAACTTTGAGGGCCGTGTTCATCCTCTGACCCGAGCTAACTATCTTGCTTCACCTCCATTAGTTGTGGCTTATGCACTAGCTGGCACGGTATGCCTTAGGTTTCCATTAAATGCTGTTGTGTTAACAATCTTTATGTTACAGAACTCATTGTTGACTGGCACATATATACCATTTTAAATAAGCCAAGAACTTGCGTATCGCCGTCCGCACCATGCCGATGGCTGCATTTAATcatcaaatattattttattattaattaatccctaATTAAGTTTtagtgaatttattttaattaataattaatttaaccaATTAACTAAATAATTGAAGGGGTGGGGGGTCCGTATCGTGAGGTGCGACCGGCTGGCACCCAAAACTGCATCTTTTAAATACAAATGAATAGGATCTGTGATCAGctataattttgaattattactccctccgtcccctaAAATTGTGCATGTAATCTTTTGACATGGGTTTAATAAGATGTtgaatgtattgatagtggagaaaaggtcTCACATTTAGAGTattgttaatttgattataagTAAATAAGttataagggtaaaattgtCCAAGCGGTAGCCACTACCggacaaggtggcaaagtatcatttatataataagAGGAGGTCGCAAGTTCGAATCCCCCAAGCACCTTTTAAATGctattttttcatcattttttactaatataataaaagaaaaagggtAAAATTGTCCAATTATGTTtggggtagtgtccaaaaatagaaattgcATATATTTTGGAGACgtacaaaaaaggaaataaattcataaatttaggGGACCgaaggagtatttttttatcaCCCAGTGGACTTCGCATGTGGTAATTTTCACTGAGTTTTAGAATCAGTTAGAAATATGCAGTCGGATGTATAGATCTCAAGCCATTTTATATGACCCTAGTCCTTCTCTGTTCAAGAAAATTTAGGTGGGCTGGAAGGGTTGGTTTCCTGTTGTTCTTTGGTCAGAAACTATTCATTACAGGGTTGCTTATTAATGCATTTGCCAGGTGGGTGATGCAATCATCCAAAAATACTAACCTTATTTTTCCTTCTGGTGCTGTATTTTCCAGGTTGACATTGACTTTGAGAAAGAGCCAATTGGGAACTGGAAAAGATGGGAAAAGTGTTTATTTCAGGGACATCTGGCCTAGCAGTGAAGAAATTGCACAGgcaatcttttttattttttgtcttatCCATCTCTGTTAATATTATATGGATTGGGACCAAGATGTAAATTGAATTTGAATTGTACTTGTGTAGGTTGTTCAATCAAGTGTTCTTCCTGAAATGTTCAGGAGTACTTATGAGGCCATTACAAAGGGAAATGAATTTTGGAACCAGTTATCTGTACCTTCATCAAGTCTTTATGGATGGGACCCAAACTCAACATACATACACAAGCCTCCATATTTCTCTGGCATGACAATGGACCCACCTGGTCCCCGTGGAGTTAAGGATGCATATTGCTTATTGTTGTTTGGGGATAGTATTACTACTGATCACATCTCTCCTGCTGGAAGTATCCACAAAGATAGTCCTGCTGCAAAGTATTTGATAGAGCGTGGCGTTGAGCGAAAGGATTTCAACTCATATGGTAGCCGTCGTGGCAATGATGAGGTGATGGCTAGGGGTACTTTTGCCAATATACGAATAGTTAACAAACTGCTGAATGGAGAAGTGGGACCAAAGACCATTCACATTCCAACAGGGGAGAAGCTGTATGTGTATGATGCTGCAATGGTATGATTTTGTGCTTTAACATGCACTGTTCCTGCCACTCACCTTTGagcaatatatataaaagtatattttatatttggaCTGAAGTTGTCTTGTAATTCTGTATGATCTTTTCTCAGAGATACAACTCAGCTGAGCAGGATACCATTGTTATTGCTGGAGCAGAGTATGGTAGTGGTAGTTCTCGAGATTGGGCTGCCAAGGGGCCAATGCTCCAGGTGAGTGTTATTTGCAATACTATCTTGATATGTTATCTGTAGCTCTTTTATTCAAAGGTCACAGTCATTAATGATTAATTTATTCTTGGCGTCCGTTTTCAAAATACCAGGGTGTCAAAGCTGTGATTGCTAAAAGTTTTGAGAGGATTCATCGTAGTAACTTAGTTGGCATGGGTATTGTTCCGCTTTGTTTCAAGGCTGGTGAGGATGCAGATACACTTGGTTTAACAGGACATGAACGCTACACCATAGACCTTCCATCGAAGGTCAGCGATATTAGGCCTGGACAAGATATTACTGTGACAACAGATGCTGGAAAATCTTTTACATGTACCTTGCGATTTGACACTGAGGTATGCACTTGCTCTTTTTTCTTGCAACTCTAGATCTGTGTGTCTATACAGACTTTGTTTTCATATCCAAATAAGTTGTACTAGATATTTAGCTTTCCGAGTTTGAATATTTCATTGAGAAAAGTTAATGCTGCTGGAATGATGAAGCTTGTTCGGTTCATATATTGGTATTGAATTAGGAAAGACACGGAAGAAGATATAGGTCGAGTGTTTGACTAAGCTATTTGACTGTGCAACTTGTAATGTGGTCTTGTATTAAATGATTCTGCAGGTCGAATTGGCCTACTTTGACCATGGAGGCATCCTTCAATATGTGATTCGGAATTTAAGCAAACAGTGAAGAGTGAGGAGGTTTCTGGTGTATCGAAATTCCTGGGATTTTGTATTGGTGATAAACGCTTGCTGGAAATTCAGTGGAAGCCTAGTATTCCCATCCAAGGGGTTCAATAATTTTGGGAGGTTCGCATACTTGGTCTCAAGGAGGAAGAATTGTATGTTGCATTTAATATATTTGCTATAATGAACTACAAAACTGCCTTGGTTATATATACGTTGTGGTTTCGCTGACTCAGTTTCTAAATACTCTATTAGCGTCtcatcatttaatttcaatatattcCGACATATTCCCTacgtcctcataaaatgtatctaatttgtcattttcgtccattctcataaaatgtattcagTCTACTTTTGGTAAGTTTTTCTCTCACAATAAATGGAACTCTTACTTCACTCACATCACATTCAACTGCTTTATTAAAAGGGGAAAATCTTTTTAAATACCTTATATTAAAAGTTAGAAGATTTTTACACCCATCTAtaagagtattatttttataccaaaatcaatgaaaagACTAAAGCACCATTattatatgttaaaaaaaaaaaaaaacaatgcaCAACACACAAACCCTGCGGTCCCCCCCAAATCCGTCTctaccctctctctctctctttctctcttttgtCGAGTTCAATTTGCAAACACAACACACAACACCCGATCTCTACACACGATAGACTCTAATGAGCAGAAATCGAGCAGAATCCCACTATTAATTTGAAGTTGAGAACAATGTACATGATTGTATGAGTATAGGAAGTATTATTGCTAAGATTCATTGATGAAATTTGGTGTTGAATGGTTGAAACCGTGGCTAGACACGATAGGAGTTTATCTTCACATGATGGTCGTGAGAAGATAAACCTACTGTGGGCACCCATCGTGAGGAAGAGTATAAGGAATATTACGGTTTGCACATGATGTCAAGACACGGTCGTGTAGCAACCGTGTACACAATTAGGGGTTTGTAATTGTGCACACGATGACTGTACACGGTGGATACACGATCGTGTCTTAAGCCATCATGTGCACAATTAGGGGTATGTATACGTGCACACGGTAGCTACACACGGTGGCTACACGGCCGTGTCTTGAGCCATCGTGTGCAGGGGATACTTTGTCCAATTTGTTCATGTTTTGTCTTTTGTTTAGTTTGAgcactcaattttttttcttatggtTTGTATGTTTATATTGCAACCTAGTCTTCAATGGATGAGGCCAACATTGCGCGGTGTTACACTACAATTAAATCTTTACATGCGTGAGGCCTGAAGATGGTTGATGGGATAGAAGGATGGTCATCAAATTCTTAGTTTAATGTTAAACAtgtaagttttttatttttaaaaattaatatggtATTTaaggttaattaagtttttatttatttatttatttatttatttattatcatgTTCAGGTTATCACGGTTTGCAATGTGAGAGGCAATCGTTGGGTCACCATACGTATTTGTGTTACGGATTGGACTATTGAGTTGTACGACTCATTCATGCTCTACCACAGAGGGACTCAACTTCGTGATCAATAATTGGAGCGCGTGGCACACCTCTTGCCTCGACTCTCGGAGACAACACGATATTGGGAGCAAAACACAAACAAGAGCAAGAGCAAGGCACTATTCAAGCTAGTGAAGATGCCGAAGTCGGAGCAGTTCATCCAGACTAACGGTATTAACTGTGCCCCTATGCCCTTATGTACGTTGAGCGTCTCATCAATGCAGTAGCCCAACATCGTGATGTGTTAATTGATGACAAGTACATGACGAGCTATAGGAAATATGTGACAACTAGAATATATTGGTTAGCCGTTGATGGTTCTCAATGGGTTTGAGACCAAGATTTAGGTGTTTTTGAGTATTTGAACTTGTAATTTTATAAGTATGTGCTCTATAACTTCGTatgattatgtgttttttaatatatttgaacTTCTTATGACTTACGTGTTCTATAAATACATGTTGTGTGTATAAATGGGTAGAAATTATACGTTCTGATCTGCACACGATCGTTTGCACACGAAGTATGTTGATCGTGTGTAGAGACCGTGTGGACAATGTTGGAACCCTAATCATGCACACGATTTCTGCACACAGTTGGTGCACACGTTTCATTACACGATGCAATATATCATGTACACGGTAGTGGCCTGCATCGTGTGCACAAGAAATCTCACCTAGGGCCATTTTTTATTCCTTGTGTCatcgatttaagtgtttatcgATTCTCTTATAGATTATTTTAACATTTATAATCACATAACATCTAATTCGAATGTTTAATGCATAACCTTCGTCAAATTCATTAGTATAAGAGTTACTTTATACATAACAAGATGTTATACTATATTACTGGTTTCCTCATTATCTCTAGATTATACACTATATGTTATGAATTTTGTTAATTCAACATATAATGCCACAATATATGAATATTTGTTCGAATTAAACGTACATACGGAGTCAATCACACATAAATTGGCTATTTGGAATCTATTTAATGAGAATTTGATAGTGTTCTTCTGCACACGGTGCAGGCCACCACCGTGTGCATAAGAAAAGTAGTCGTGTGAACACGTGGCACATAAGGTTGACGTGTGCCCACACAGTGAGCATCTAAGAAAAGGCCACGTTTTACACGACCACTGTACACGGTCCCGTTTACCGTGTGCGTATGTCGTGTTAATCAATTATGAACACGGTTCACACATACCGTGACAAGTGGCACACAACCGTAAGACACGGTTGTTCCCATTGTGTGATTCACAACCGTGTTTATGGCAGGGAGCCCAAAAAACCGTTATTTTCGACATAAAATAACACAATACATCCATAAAATGTCACATAATCTCTGAAAGAGTCAATAAACGTcgcaaataattttaaatattgccTTCAAACATGTAGCACAACGAACCCTCACTATTCAAGTCCTCCAAATGGATTCAAGTCCTCGTGACATGTGTGATCCATGCTCAACTTAGTAATCCTCCAAATGGATGCACCCTCTACATCACACACTCTGAAGTTGCAATTATGTCTACCACCCTTGTAGAGGAACGTCATCCGTTTCGCAGTGGAACACTTAGCTGTGCACTATAAAAACTTCTCCAAACGATACATTCCAATAGTGATCTTCAACTCTTCTTTCGATCGAAATAAGGCCCCCACTACGAGTTCCCCACGTACTGGTGGAGGATGCTCGACCCAACCTAAAATCCCCGCACTATCACGGTCAGGGAATGGAATTTACCCAATTGCGCATTGCACACATATGCTCAGTCTCACTTCTGGAATGATGGTCCGATGAGAAGTTCCGATTACCCAAAACCATATTCATTTGTGGTGGCTGTCGGACCCAAGCATGAAAATCTGAAAATAGTGAATCAAGCAATGCCTTACGACGTTTTTTCTCTTCCTTTTCAAACGATGACGCCTCTTCATCTTTCTCATTCACGTTATATAATCCTCATCTTCGTCATCTTCCTTATCTCGCTCATATTGCTCATATTTGGATAACATGCAGTTGTGCTCTACTCGGGAGCTACTACCACCCACTTTAACCTCGGTGGTAGATGAGACGTCGTTCTCAACATAAACATCTGGATCTTCTTTCTATTCTAGCAACCATTGAACTAACTCTATATCACTCTGCAATAAAACTTTTACTTTGTTGTCGTTGGCCATGCTCGTCAAGTATCATATTTTGTAATTGGTCCCTTTTCGACTGCCCAAACCCTCTCCAATAAGTTCTACGAGGTTTAGAACAATTTTGTTTGATCGCGTCGATGAAGACAAAAAATGAATCGCCATGTACATATGTCAATCACTCCCAATGACTACTGTGATGAATCAATACACGTGTCCACGACATTTGAGATTCATAAAGAAGCAAAGAAATCATCAATATCATGATCGAACAAACAACCTTTGTATGGCACACGACAGACAACACACAGTGAAAACGACCGTGTGCATGTTTCGTGTACACGAAACATGCACAACGTGGCTAGCCATGGCAAACAAAGCCCTAGTTCTTCAACACACGATCATCaatatatttttacaatttcgttGCTTCTAAGTATACTTttaaacatgcaaatatatTGTGTTGTAACTTAACCTCAACAATGTTTCCTATTTCATGCGATTATAATACGATCGTGTGCACCATGCCCACAATCGTGTGCAGAATAactctaaaataaaatagacTTTTGCGTCGTAAATTTAGTTGCATACCTTCTTTATGAACTAAGAAACACGATACAACCATCCAATTTGCACTTCAACACCTCTTTATCTAATAATCGTTTAAGTTTTAGAAGGATTTAGAGAGACCCATGTTTCATCTTATTTTCTCTATTTACATGCAAtcatttttttggggggttttatatgtatatacgaaaattaaagaaagaaaagaaaaggaataagTCCACAAATAACTTTATTTAGGGGTGTTTTAGTCTTTTCATTGAGTTTGGTATGAAAAACTTATACTTTCATGGATGAGTGTAAAAAACTTCTATATTTTATGATTTGGTATTAAAAGATATATTATCtcttattaaaacccgtgtcatttacaaatggatattttttataaggacggagggagtatccaTTAGTTGTCGGAGATCAAGGACTGATGCGATAAGACTGTTGGTCAACCTGATTGTCCTTATTTGGAAATAGCTGTTCTAATGGCTAATTTTTGCAATCCTGATCCGATGGTTGATGTATATACTAGTTAGTTATAGTCATTTATAAGACTCATTCCTCGAATAAATGAAATATGGTCAATATAGGGGGACCCAATCCTAACAAAAAACGGAGGACAACACAACTAAATCACTCAAAGACCGAGCTTAGTAGGGTTGTTTAAATGGTTTGATAAATTGGTATTCATTGAATTGAATTGTATCTAGAAAGTTCGGTTTACCAAATCTTGAATATTTGGATATTGGATTGATAATGGTAAttggtttataatttttttttcaatttcttgtttaACTGAaattgattagtgaaaaattgaaaaatcaaatcaatttttatattaattattataaccCAAACTCATACATACTAGAATTATAGTTAAAAAGTTGCAAATCCTAACCAGCCTCTCATCATCCTGCTACACTACTTACCAAGATCTCCCATTCATTGGTTCGTCGCACCCTGCCTGCAGCTGCCCGCGCCCAACACCACGACCGCGAGCACGCATGAGTCCAACCATCAGCATCTATCGCATCGCTGGCTGCCTTCTGTCCGCCGTGAGATCTTTAATTCTCATTCCATTGATGTTGTTTAATTATTGGATTTTTTAGAATTTTGGACTGAAAACATGGTCtttctaaaaaaaaagtagtttgATGTTTTTGTTTACTAAAAACCGAAGTCGATAAATGGATATATGAGATAATATGCGTGCATTAGCATATTAAAGTTCAGTAGGGGTCTTGGAGCAATAAGAAAGAATGTGAAGTGTAGAAGAgcaaataaataagttattaccTGAGTTAGTTGTGCAGTTGTTCAAGCTCATCATAAACTTCATTTCCTATGGCTTAGATTAAGATCCATAGTTGTCTATATAATTATTTGTATAGCAGTTACTGATGCAGCCCGGACtgagccaagctcgcgccagagcAAAGAtgaatcccgcgccagaccagagccaaagatgccagaccagagaagtgaagtgccagagaaatcaaaatgccagagcagcgaaatcaaaatgccagagaaatcaaaatcccagagcagcgaaatcaaaatgccagagcagcgaagtcaaaaTGGCAGAGAATTCCCAGAGCgggctttccagagcagaggagcggaattgccagagcagagcggaatTCCCATAGTAGAGGAGCGGACGTGCAGAGCGGAGCGTACAGAGCTggatttctcgctagggttattttagcttgctgagcaagtttatttgtttcctttgttttcgttatttccttctttaaattagggttttattttgcctatatatatggctgctgtATGGAcaacttttaaaatatattttaccaATCAAATTCGTGAGATTATTCTCTTgagttcttcctgaattttgcccaagcaaattcaacttatcggcgtatcggcaagttcatcatccctcgccgtgtgtcattcaacttctccgagttgctgcaccgatcacatcgttggggtttagagatccgttctctagaaaacttcgtagattaggtcaggggttt
The genomic region above belongs to Salvia miltiorrhiza cultivar Shanhuang (shh) chromosome 5, IMPLAD_Smil_shh, whole genome shotgun sequence and contains:
- the LOC131024313 gene encoding LOW QUALITY PROTEIN: putative aconitate hydratase, cytoplasmic (The sequence of the model RefSeq protein was modified relative to this genomic sequence to represent the inferred CDS: deleted 1 base in 1 codon) translates to MYLSTYYASPSTSSSPIFRACRVRFATTLFFTASISLAPPSRTFAKCLPPSNTRCRSLSFSSALRWNRGVEWRSPACLRAQIRTDSPALERKIATMAAEHPFNGILFGLPKPGGGEFGKFYSLPALNDPRIDKLPYSIKILLESAIRNCDNFQVTKEDVEKIIDWEKSAPKQVEIPFKPARVLLQDFTGVPAVVDLASMREAIKDLGSTPDKINPLVPVDLVIDHSVQVDVARSENAVQANMDLEFKRNKERFAFLKWGSTAFRNMLVVPPGSGIVHQVNLEYLGRVVFNTDGILHPDSVVGTDSHTTMIDGLGVAGWGVGGIEAEATMLGQPMSMVLPGVVGFKLSGKLHDGVTATDLVLTVTQMLRKHGVVGKFVEFYGEGMGQLSLADRATIANMSPEYGATMGFFPVDHVTLDYLKLTGRSDETVEMIEAYLRANNMFIDYKEPQQERLYSSNLELDLGEVVPCISGPKRPHDRVPLKDMKSDWHLCLDNKVGFKGFAVPKEQQEKVVKFSFHGQPAELRHGSVVIAAITSCTNTSNPSVMLGAALVAKKACELGLEVKPWVKTSLAPGSGVVTKYLLQSGLQKYLNQQGFNIVGYGCTTCIGNSGDLDESVSSVIADNDLVAAAVLSGNRNFEGRVHPLTRANYLASPPLVVAYALAGTVDIDFEKEPIGTGKDGKSVYFRDIWPSSEEIAQVVQSSVLPEMFRSTYEAITKGNEFWNQLSVPSSSLYGWDPNSTYIHKPPYFSGMTMDPPGPRGVKDAYCLLLFGDSITTDHISPAGSIHKDSPAAKYLIERGVERKDFNSYGSRRGNDEVMARGTFANIRIVNKLLNGEVGPKTIHIPTGEKLYVYDAAMRYNSAEQDTIVIAGAEYGSGSSRDWAAKGPMLQGVKAVIAKSFERIHRSNLVGMGIVPLCFKAGEDADTLGLTGHERYTIDLPSKVSDIRPGQDITVTTDAGKSFTCTLRFDTEVELAYFDHGGILQYVIRNLSKQ